From Mucilaginibacter rubeus, a single genomic window includes:
- a CDS encoding RagB/SusD family nutrient uptake outer membrane protein has protein sequence MKKYIIIFIAALAGFTSCKKLDVTPPDKLSNLTFWKTPADADLALTGVYGTLYARSGQISTYAPMWYENFGDNTYTQNNQAGAQQALVAGLNPSSGGFVADGSNSLYINAYKSIAACNTFLANVDKVLTGDKLTQYKGEVYFIRAFNYFLLAETYGNVPLLTADPITSDFKQKVSKSSRADVLKLIESDLNNAISGLPNQKFNTGHAVKGSAQGLMARVLLFEKKYPDAAAMARSIIDGGLFSLNSNYPSNFYKPDQQTSPEIMFSVQYSAPTIPHPDALTMILILPGYVDLQGTQDMINEYEANDPREKMTFFFPGDTPAQGWPYPGTVGKPGVNNWTAGFYPSKKWLDPKIVNPQPGLLDDQDYVWIRFADVKLMYAEAQNEAAGPDASVYKQINEVRARPGVNMPALAAGLSQADMRAKIRHERRVELALEGFRYFDMRRWGIAKDKLNGFIQNPLIPATKTIYKDNFDFWPLPQSEVDRNAPALIQNDGY, from the coding sequence ATGAAAAAATATATCATCATATTTATAGCAGCGTTAGCAGGTTTTACTTCATGTAAAAAACTTGATGTAACGCCTCCCGATAAGTTATCAAACCTCACCTTCTGGAAAACTCCTGCCGATGCCGATTTGGCGCTCACCGGCGTATACGGCACCCTTTACGCAAGAAGCGGACAAATCTCTACCTATGCCCCAATGTGGTACGAGAATTTCGGCGATAACACCTACACACAAAACAACCAGGCCGGCGCGCAACAGGCATTAGTTGCTGGTCTTAATCCATCAAGCGGTGGCTTTGTGGCCGATGGAAGCAACAGCCTTTATATCAATGCCTATAAAAGTATAGCGGCATGTAACACTTTTTTGGCCAACGTTGATAAAGTCCTCACCGGCGACAAGCTTACACAATACAAAGGCGAGGTTTACTTTATCCGTGCGTTCAATTACTTTTTATTAGCCGAAACTTACGGGAATGTGCCTTTGTTAACAGCCGATCCTATCACCTCAGACTTTAAACAAAAGGTAAGCAAATCCTCAAGGGCGGATGTTTTAAAACTGATTGAGAGTGATCTTAACAACGCTATCTCGGGATTACCTAATCAAAAGTTTAACACCGGTCATGCAGTTAAAGGCTCTGCTCAGGGCCTGATGGCACGGGTTTTACTGTTTGAAAAGAAGTATCCCGATGCCGCGGCGATGGCTAGATCAATTATAGACGGCGGTCTGTTTTCACTCAACAGTAATTATCCCTCAAACTTTTACAAGCCTGATCAGCAAACCAGTCCCGAAATTATGTTTTCGGTACAATATAGCGCCCCTACCATTCCGCATCCCGATGCGCTTACCATGATATTAATATTGCCGGGATATGTTGACTTGCAGGGTACTCAGGATATGATCAATGAATACGAGGCTAACGATCCACGAGAAAAAATGACCTTCTTTTTTCCAGGTGACACCCCGGCGCAGGGATGGCCTTATCCCGGTACCGTTGGCAAACCCGGCGTTAATAACTGGACTGCCGGTTTCTATCCATCAAAAAAATGGCTCGATCCTAAGATCGTTAACCCGCAGCCGGGCTTGCTTGATGATCAGGACTATGTATGGATAAGATTTGCCGATGTTAAACTGATGTATGCCGAAGCTCAAAACGAGGCTGCAGGTCCCGACGCAAGTGTTTACAAACAAATCAACGAAGTAAGGGCGCGTCCGGGCGTAAATATGCCCGCGCTTGCTGCCGGTTTATCTCAGGCTGATATGAGAGCAAAGATAAGGCATGAGCGTCGTGTAGAATTGGCATTGGAAGGCTTCCGTTATTTTGATATGCGACGCTGGGGCATAGCCAAAGATAAGTTGAACGGTTTCATTCAAAATCCGCTGATCCCGGCAACAAAAACTATTTATAAAGACAACTTTGATTTTTGGCCGCTGCCACAATCAGAGGTTGACAGAAACGCTCCGGCACTGATCCAGAATGATGGATATTAA
- a CDS encoding TonB-dependent receptor — protein MKLSCALIMLVIMQVSATTYAQKVSVDVKRVPLEDVLFNLQQQSGYDFIYSADLLKNTAPVSLSIKNTSIDKALDKLFADLPLMYLINKKTITIKIRPEPEAPVTIPVKGKIVDEKGLPIPGVNIQIKGTATGTTSKSDGSYSISVPDGNAVLIFSFVDFVKQEISVGNKTDINVTLVEDKKALTEVVVTGYSTQSKHTLTSAIVSVKGEDMTKRVATDPTSLLQGQLPGLSVIQNSAEPGNENVQLRIRGLGTFSAASNNPLVIIDGIPGDLSVINPNDIESATVLKDAAAATIYGSRGANGVLVIKTKKGKGSGGLALSYNYNIGFATPTRLPKLITNSATYMELLNEAEANSGNAPIYTQAQIDLYKNATDRVKYPNHDWLKDMFRTATVQNHYLNLGGGNDNTTYSIGLGLTNQPGTMRGFDYKKYTLDVGLNSKVNKRVTLGTNFQFRYGDRSYPFDNATDLYISTLAQSPLYPAQTQDGLWITKAYDKELGNKNPVLSSTILTHNPNYYGQGNISLDVQIFDALKWENRAGVSFNLQKYKTFAPVIPQYLYSDLSYYRNADVGTPGLTATEQDESHSTIYSQLNFHKLFGKHDLTVLGGAQQEVDHFSNLGAFRTNYPTNDLEEIDAGSLNGLKNNGTSGQWAISSFYGNANYNYDDKYLLGASMRYDGTSRLPSNSRWGLYESFSAGWRISKENFLKDVSWINDLKIRGSWGRLGNQNIGNYPYQPTLVQSVYAFNGTISNGFQANQLIDPALTWESTRMTDIGLDLVALNNKLTFTFDWFNKYTYDILRNSQVPLALGVNAPTVNNGAVSNKGIEFSLHYQDRPSEKFSYYATANFQLYRNKVLSFGAPEVGGPDQQTIMQNGYPINSFYLYTMQGIFQSQAEINSAPDQSSLGGVPTPGDIRYKDINGDGKVDANDRSIIPGQYPKFEYSYTMGATWGNFDASVQLYGSYGNKLYLYKWGVDPFAQGAMPTTDWLNRWTPQNPSTTMPKIYMGFYGYPKITSVQSTYHLYAASFMRIKNVQVGYTFPQNMIKGVKTLRVFGSVDNLALFTPLKQGADPERQDINYRPDAWYGFAGYPQNRTFTFGASVQF, from the coding sequence ATGAAATTATCGTGTGCCCTGATTATGCTGGTCATAATGCAGGTGAGTGCCACTACTTACGCGCAGAAGGTAAGCGTTGACGTAAAACGAGTGCCGCTTGAAGATGTGCTTTTTAATTTACAGCAACAAAGCGGTTACGATTTTATTTACAGCGCCGACCTTCTGAAAAATACGGCTCCAGTATCACTCTCAATCAAAAACACCAGTATTGATAAAGCGCTGGATAAGCTTTTTGCCGATTTGCCGCTAATGTACCTCATCAACAAAAAGACAATAACTATAAAAATAAGGCCCGAGCCCGAAGCTCCAGTGACTATACCCGTAAAAGGTAAAATTGTTGATGAAAAGGGCTTGCCGATACCGGGAGTCAACATACAGATAAAGGGTACCGCTACGGGTACCACCAGTAAAAGCGATGGTTCTTATAGCATCAGTGTTCCCGATGGCAATGCTGTATTAATTTTCAGCTTCGTAGATTTCGTAAAACAGGAAATATCAGTTGGCAATAAAACCGATATCAATGTTACCCTTGTTGAAGATAAAAAGGCCCTTACCGAAGTTGTTGTTACCGGTTACAGTACGCAAAGCAAACACACGTTAACCAGTGCCATCGTATCAGTTAAAGGCGAAGATATGACTAAACGTGTCGCGACCGACCCTACGTCGCTTTTGCAGGGTCAGTTACCTGGCCTTTCGGTAATACAAAACTCTGCCGAACCCGGTAACGAAAACGTACAACTGCGTATTCGCGGATTAGGTACCTTTAGCGCTGCCAGTAACAACCCTTTGGTTATTATTGACGGCATTCCCGGCGATCTTAGTGTTATTAACCCTAATGACATCGAATCGGCAACTGTCCTTAAAGATGCTGCGGCAGCAACTATTTATGGTTCGCGTGGAGCAAATGGTGTATTGGTGATTAAAACCAAAAAAGGCAAAGGCTCTGGTGGTCTTGCATTAAGCTATAATTACAATATCGGGTTTGCTACACCCACACGGCTTCCCAAACTGATCACCAATTCTGCTACCTATATGGAATTGTTAAACGAAGCTGAAGCAAATTCAGGTAACGCGCCTATTTATACCCAGGCACAAATCGACCTGTATAAAAATGCTACCGACCGGGTCAAATATCCAAATCACGACTGGCTAAAGGATATGTTCAGGACAGCTACTGTACAAAACCATTACCTTAACCTGGGCGGCGGCAATGACAATACTACTTATAGTATAGGTTTAGGTTTGACCAATCAACCCGGAACTATGCGTGGTTTCGACTATAAAAAGTACACGCTTGATGTGGGTTTAAATTCAAAAGTCAATAAGCGCGTAACATTAGGAACCAATTTCCAGTTTCGTTATGGCGATCGTAGTTACCCGTTTGATAATGCAACAGACCTTTATATTTCAACGCTTGCCCAATCGCCGCTATATCCGGCTCAAACACAGGATGGTTTATGGATCACCAAAGCTTATGATAAGGAACTCGGCAATAAAAACCCAGTGTTGTCGTCAACCATATTAACCCATAATCCTAACTATTACGGGCAGGGCAATATCTCTCTTGATGTACAAATCTTTGATGCCCTAAAATGGGAAAACCGGGCCGGCGTAAGCTTTAACCTTCAAAAGTATAAAACCTTTGCCCCTGTTATTCCTCAATACCTGTACAGTGATCTTTCCTACTATCGCAACGCCGATGTGGGTACGCCGGGCCTTACCGCGACAGAACAGGATGAATCGCATTCAACAATTTATAGCCAGTTGAACTTTCATAAACTGTTTGGCAAGCATGACCTTACTGTATTAGGTGGCGCACAGCAGGAAGTTGATCACTTCAGTAACCTTGGCGCCTTCCGCACCAATTATCCCACAAATGATTTGGAAGAAATAGATGCAGGGTCATTAAATGGTCTGAAAAACAACGGTACATCAGGACAATGGGCTATCAGTTCGTTTTATGGTAACGCCAACTACAACTATGATGACAAATACCTTTTAGGAGCCAGTATGCGCTATGACGGCACCTCACGCCTGCCAAGCAATAGTCGCTGGGGATTATATGAATCTTTCTCTGCCGGATGGAGGATCTCAAAGGAAAATTTCTTAAAAGACGTATCATGGATAAACGATCTGAAGATCAGGGGATCATGGGGAAGGCTTGGTAACCAGAATATCGGTAATTATCCATATCAACCTACATTAGTACAAAGTGTATACGCTTTCAATGGCACCATATCCAATGGTTTTCAGGCTAATCAGCTCATCGACCCTGCACTTACCTGGGAATCAACCCGCATGACAGATATCGGTCTTGATCTCGTTGCTTTAAACAATAAACTTACGTTCACCTTCGACTGGTTTAATAAATACACTTACGACATCCTACGGAATTCTCAGGTGCCGTTAGCTTTAGGTGTAAACGCGCCTACGGTAAACAATGGCGCGGTAAGCAACAAGGGTATAGAGTTTAGTCTGCATTATCAGGATCGCCCGTCTGAAAAGTTCAGCTATTATGCTACAGCAAATTTCCAGCTATATCGTAACAAGGTACTCTCTTTTGGCGCTCCTGAAGTTGGCGGCCCGGATCAGCAAACTATTATGCAGAACGGCTACCCTATCAACTCGTTTTACCTATATACCATGCAGGGTATTTTCCAAAGCCAGGCCGAAATCAATAGTGCACCCGATCAGTCAAGCCTTGGCGGTGTACCTACCCCGGGCGATATCAGGTACAAGGATATCAATGGCGATGGTAAGGTAGATGCTAATGATCGCAGCATTATCCCCGGTCAGTACCCTAAGTTTGAGTATTCCTATACCATGGGCGCTACATGGGGTAATTTTGACGCAAGCGTGCAGCTTTATGGCTCATACGGCAATAAGCTTTACTTGTATAAATGGGGCGTCGATCCTTTTGCGCAAGGCGCTATGCCAACTACCGATTGGCTGAACCGCTGGACACCGCAAAATCCTTCAACCACAATGCCTAAAATTTATATGGGTTTTTATGGTTATCCTAAAATCACCAGCGTACAGTCAACTTATCACCTTTATGCCGCAAGCTTTATGCGGATCAAGAATGTGCAGGTGGGTTATACCTTTCCGCAAAACATGATTAAAGGGGTAAAAACGCTTCGTGTTTTTGGTTCGGTTGATAACCTTGCCCTATTTACCCCATTAAAACAAGGGGCTGACCCCGAAAGGCAGGACATCAACTACAGGCCCGATGCCTGGTATGGCTTTGCCGGTTATCCTCAAAACAGGACTTTCACATTTGGTGCATCTGTTCAATTTTAA
- a CDS encoding ThuA domain-containing protein: protein MKKLITICLLIGASISQVIAKDKVLVFCKTAGFHHNSIAVGVPAIMKLGQENNFDVDSTTDATKFTAGNLKQYKAVIFLSTTGDVLNDTQQAAFEQYIKGGGGFVGVHAATDTEYDWPWYGKLVGAYFKSHPKQQDATLNVVDRNFIATKHLPQTWKRWDEWYNYKWIGDDLHVLIKIDEKSYTGGENGDNHPMAWYHNFDGGRAFYTELGHTDESYADPLYLKHLLGGIKYAMGWKK from the coding sequence ATGAAAAAACTAATCACCATATGCCTGTTGATAGGCGCATCGATAAGCCAGGTAATTGCAAAGGACAAAGTACTTGTATTTTGCAAAACGGCTGGTTTTCATCATAACTCTATAGCGGTAGGGGTACCTGCCATTATGAAATTAGGTCAGGAAAACAATTTTGATGTGGATAGCACCACCGACGCTACAAAATTTACTGCCGGTAACCTGAAGCAGTACAAAGCTGTAATATTTTTAAGTACCACCGGCGATGTCTTGAACGATACACAACAGGCAGCCTTTGAACAATATATTAAAGGCGGCGGCGGTTTTGTTGGGGTGCATGCCGCTACAGATACTGAATATGACTGGCCATGGTATGGTAAATTGGTTGGCGCCTATTTTAAAAGTCACCCCAAACAACAGGATGCTACTTTAAACGTAGTTGACCGTAATTTTATCGCTACCAAACATTTGCCGCAAACCTGGAAACGCTGGGACGAATGGTATAACTATAAATGGATAGGTGACGACCTACACGTATTGATCAAGATAGATGAAAAAAGCTACACCGGCGGCGAGAATGGCGACAATCATCCAATGGCATGGTATCATAACTTTGACGGGGGAAGGGCCTTTTATACAGAATTAGGCCACACAGATGAATCATACGCCGATCCGTTATATTTGAAACATTTGCTTGGCGGAATCAAGTACGCGATGGGATGGAAGAAGTAA